In Kitasatospora viridis, one DNA window encodes the following:
- a CDS encoding class I SAM-dependent methyltransferase, which translates to MRNLHLSDLHLGATEPERPGVGESETPFDGYERRAWAGRGRAYADSFAKLCAGAVPQLLDAAGVGAGDRVLDVGTGPGTVAAAAVARAALVTAVDAEPSMVELAREAVPQAAVRLGTLPELPCADQEFDAVVGNFVLNHVGRPAAALTELRRVVRPGGRIALTIWAVPAAAGQTLLWRAVEAAGVTRPAHLPPLDAEHDFPRTPAGLVALLESAGWREPECVELRWEHRAGRQEWWDGAAAGIGFIGQLLLAQEESVRELVRGHYLELSREFADADGTLLLPHAALLVSGRR; encoded by the coding sequence ATGAGGAACCTTCACCTTTCCGACCTGCACCTGGGCGCCACCGAACCGGAACGGCCGGGGGTGGGGGAGTCGGAGACGCCCTTCGACGGGTACGAGCGGCGGGCCTGGGCCGGGCGCGGGCGCGCGTACGCGGACAGCTTCGCCAAGCTCTGCGCCGGCGCCGTGCCGCAGTTGCTGGACGCGGCCGGGGTCGGTGCCGGTGACCGGGTGCTCGACGTCGGCACCGGGCCCGGCACCGTGGCGGCCGCCGCGGTCGCCCGGGCGGCCCTGGTCACCGCCGTGGACGCCGAGCCCAGCATGGTGGAACTGGCCCGCGAGGCGGTGCCGCAGGCTGCGGTCCGGCTCGGCACGCTGCCGGAACTTCCTTGTGCGGACCAGGAGTTCGATGCCGTGGTGGGCAACTTCGTGCTCAACCACGTCGGCCGGCCGGCCGCCGCGCTGACCGAGCTGCGCCGGGTGGTCCGGCCGGGCGGGCGGATCGCGTTGACCATCTGGGCGGTGCCGGCCGCCGCCGGGCAGACCCTGCTCTGGCGGGCTGTCGAGGCCGCCGGGGTCACCCGCCCCGCCCACCTGCCGCCGCTGGACGCCGAGCACGACTTCCCACGCACCCCGGCGGGCCTGGTGGCACTGCTGGAGTCGGCCGGCTGGCGCGAGCCGGAGTGCGTCGAGCTGCGCTGGGAGCACCGCGCGGGCCGGCAGGAGTGGTGGGACGGTGCGGCGGCCGGGATCGGGTTCATCGGCCAACTGCTGCTGGCGCAGGAGGAGTCGGTCCGCGAACTGGTGCGCGGGCACTACCTGGAGCTGAGCCGCGAGTTCGCCGACGCCGACGGGACGCTGCTGCTCCCGCACGCCGCGCTGCTGGTGAGCGGGCGGAGGTGA
- a CDS encoding CGNR zinc finger domain-containing protein, with protein sequence MRGVTETVTAADPLPPAPGSAQHVALAFANTLLALPAGPVDLLDSPDAAVHWLRAHDLATDDAVLYEYCAGRLRELRSQLRALLSACVEGTPAPPAALQAVNTALTTAPSAALLRWDETRGLHRAPAHPADRAAEHAMAAVAADAAELLTGPDAELMVRCAATPCTRYLLRTHAARHWCSTRCGDRVRAARAYARRTQARDAAKQVD encoded by the coding sequence ATGAGAGGCGTGACAGAGACCGTGACCGCCGCCGACCCACTGCCGCCCGCGCCGGGCTCCGCGCAGCACGTCGCGCTCGCCTTCGCCAACACCTTGCTCGCCCTGCCCGCCGGGCCGGTCGACCTGCTCGACAGCCCGGACGCCGCCGTCCACTGGCTGCGCGCTCACGACCTGGCCACCGACGACGCGGTGCTCTACGAGTACTGCGCGGGTCGCCTTCGAGAGCTCCGCTCACAATTGAGAGCACTGCTCTCGGCGTGCGTCGAAGGCACGCCCGCCCCGCCGGCGGCGCTCCAAGCCGTCAACACCGCGCTGACCACCGCGCCCTCGGCGGCCCTGCTGCGCTGGGACGAGACCCGCGGCCTGCACCGCGCCCCGGCCCACCCGGCCGACCGCGCCGCCGAGCACGCCATGGCCGCAGTCGCCGCCGACGCCGCCGAACTGCTCACCGGCCCCGACGCCGAGCTGATGGTGCGCTGCGCCGCCACCCCCTGCACCCGCTACCTGCTGCGCACCCACGCGGCCCGGCACTGGTGCTCCACCCGGTGCGGCGACCGGGTCCGCGCCGCGCGCGCATACGCGCGCCGGACCCAGGCCAGGGACGCCGCGAAGCAGGTGGACTGA
- a CDS encoding MBL fold metallo-hydrolase, with protein sequence MASITVFGGPTALIEFGGLRLLTDPTFDAPGDYPVGADRKLTKTAPTATTPAALGRIDAVLLSHDEHPDNLDTAGRAYLTEVSTVLTTPSGAGRLGGSARGLAPWQSVTLPRPDGGTVTVTATPAQHGPEGCEPLTGEVIGFVLTADDLPSVYVSGDNASLAVVKEVADRFGPVDTALLFAGAARTVLFDGALLTLDSAQAAEAAALLGAREVVPAHFDSWGHFTEGREQLTAAFTTAGLADRLRFSS encoded by the coding sequence ATGGCCAGCATTACTGTCTTCGGCGGCCCCACCGCGCTCATCGAGTTCGGCGGCCTGCGCCTGCTGACCGACCCGACCTTCGACGCGCCGGGCGACTACCCGGTCGGCGCCGACCGGAAGCTCACCAAGACCGCGCCCACCGCCACCACCCCCGCCGCACTCGGCCGGATCGACGCGGTGCTGCTCTCCCACGACGAGCACCCGGACAACCTGGACACCGCCGGGCGGGCCTACCTCACCGAGGTGTCGACCGTGCTCACCACCCCCAGCGGCGCGGGCCGGCTCGGCGGTTCCGCCCGGGGCCTGGCCCCCTGGCAGTCCGTCACCCTGCCCCGCCCGGACGGCGGCACGGTGACCGTCACCGCCACACCCGCCCAGCACGGCCCCGAGGGCTGCGAGCCGCTGACCGGCGAGGTGATCGGCTTCGTGCTGACCGCCGACGACCTGCCCTCGGTCTACGTCAGCGGCGACAACGCCTCACTCGCGGTGGTCAAGGAGGTCGCCGACCGGTTCGGCCCGGTCGACACCGCGCTGCTGTTCGCCGGCGCCGCCCGCACCGTGCTCTTCGACGGCGCCCTGCTCACCCTGGACAGCGCCCAGGCCGCCGAGGCCGCCGCCCTGCTCGGCGCCCGCGAGGTGGTGCCCGCCCATTTCGACAGCTGGGGCCACTTCACCGAGGGCCGCGAGCAGCTGACCGCTGCCTTCACCACCGCCGGCCTCGCCGACCGCCTGCGGTTCTCCTCCTGA
- a CDS encoding TetR family transcriptional regulator, producing MTPGLPDIRPAAGSELEELLAAPLGLRERKKLKTRRAIRSAAFDLFAEQGYDATTVDQIASQAEVSPSTFFRYFPTKEDVVISDDYDPLLENGFRSRPVDEPLIESLRQAMIGPLRQILAVERDEVLLRMQLFRAVPAIRARAMAEQQETSDRLCALIAERTGRPAGDLPVRALVAAMLAASAEAVVYWAEHDGVDDLAELVGAAFDALGPSQV from the coding sequence ATGACCCCCGGCCTGCCTGACATCCGACCCGCCGCCGGCTCCGAGCTGGAGGAGCTGCTCGCCGCTCCGCTCGGCCTGCGCGAGCGCAAGAAGCTGAAGACCCGCCGGGCGATCCGCTCGGCGGCCTTCGACCTCTTCGCCGAGCAGGGGTACGACGCCACCACGGTCGACCAGATCGCCTCCCAGGCCGAGGTCTCGCCCAGCACCTTCTTCCGGTACTTCCCGACCAAGGAAGACGTGGTCATCAGCGACGACTACGACCCGCTGCTGGAGAACGGGTTCCGCAGCCGCCCGGTGGACGAGCCGCTGATCGAGTCGCTCCGGCAGGCGATGATCGGACCGCTGCGGCAGATCCTCGCGGTGGAGCGTGACGAGGTGCTGCTGCGGATGCAGCTCTTCCGTGCCGTGCCGGCGATCCGGGCCCGCGCGATGGCGGAGCAGCAGGAGACCTCGGACCGGCTCTGCGCGCTGATCGCGGAGCGGACCGGCCGCCCGGCCGGCGACCTCCCGGTGCGCGCGCTGGTCGCGGCGATGCTGGCGGCCTCCGCCGAGGCGGTCGTCTACTGGGCGGAGCACGACGGGGTGGACGACCTGGCCGAGCTGGTGGGCGCGGCGTTCGACGCGCTGGGCCCGTCCCAGGTGTGA